One window of Theileria equi strain WA chromosome 2 map unlocalized gcontig_1105316255051, whole genome shotgun sequence genomic DNA carries:
- a CDS encoding 40S ribosomal protein S5, putative (encoded by transcript BEWA_044960A), translated as MASAEVALFRKWTYDDVSLSDLSLVDCIAIQGKARVFTPHTAGRYQKKRFRKTQCPIVERLVNSLMMHGRNNGKKLKAMRIVAHAFEIIHIMTDKNPIQVFVDAVKNGGPREDSTRIGSAGVVRRQAVDVSPLRRVNQAIYLICTGARNAAFRNIKTIAECLADEIVNCAKESPSSYAIKKKDEIERVAKANR; from the exons atggCAAGCGCAGAAGTAGCACTATTTCGTAAATGGACGTACGATGACGTCAGTCTTTCAGATTTGTCACTT GTTGATTGCATCGCAATCCAAGGAAAGGCTAGAGTATTTACTCCACATACGGCCGGTAGATACCAAAAGAAGCGTTTCAGGAAGACCCAATGCCCAATTGTCGAGCGTTTGGTCAATTCCTTGATGATGCACGGCAG AAACAATGGAAAGAAGCTCAAGGCCATGAGAATTGTTGCCCATGCCTTTGAAATTATCCACATTATGACTGATAAGAACCCAATTCAAGTATTTGTCGATGCTGTAAAGAATGGTGGTCCAAGGGAAGATTCCACCAGAATTGGATCAGCTGGTGTCGTTAGAAGACAAGCTGTTGATGTGTCACCATTGAGAAGAGTAAATCAGGCCATTTATCTTATCTGCACAGGTGCAAGAAATGCAGCTTTCAGAAACATTAAGACTATTGCTGAGTGTCTTGCTGATGAAATTGTCAACTGTGCCAAGGAGTCCCCCTCTTCCTATGCTATtaagaagaaggatgaaattGAGCGTGTTGCTAAGGCCAACAGATGA
- a CDS encoding ADP-ribosylation factor, putative (encoded by transcript BEWA_044970A), producing MKGVLTKFSKSQPIHVLLLGLRGSGKTLLLYKTFLPKWDTAAAEIEPTILYHYEEVKYSNKTLGIWDFSGDPMIRNVPNFMSRQINTSAIVFVVNILDMNDASNREIFEWISLLESEESLLESCFVILLNGTRDIAQGKAFQNFMIQVEQLKSRMGARFLCKGINATLALKDPGWVTALDFIISHSSKSNTKN from the exons ATGAAGGGTGTCttgacaaaattttcaaaatcGCAACCCATTCACGTTCTCCTTCTGGGATTACGCGGTTCAGGGAAAACTCTGCTACTTTACAAGACATTTTTACCGA AATGGGATACTGCCGCTGCTGAGATCGAGCCTACGATTCTTTATCACTACGAGGAAGTGAAATATAGCAATAAGACCTTAGGTATATGGGATTTTAGCGGAGATCCAATG ATACGGAATGTCCCAAACTTCATGAGCAGACAGATAAATACCTCAGCAATCGTGTTTGTAGTTAACATACTGGATATGAATGATGCAAGTAACCGAGAAATCTTCGAATGGATCAGTCTGTTGGAAAGCGAAGAGTCTCTCTTGGAGTCGTGTTTCGTCATTCTACTCAACGGGACCCGTGATATCGCGCAAGGAAAGGCATTTCAAAACTTTATGATACAAGTGGAGCAGCTCAAATCAAGAATGGGCGCGAGATTTCTGTGCAAAGGAATCAATGCGACATTGGCGCTGAAGGACCCTGGATGGGTCACGGCACTCGACTTTATAATATCACATTCATCGAAAAGTAACACTAAAAATTGA
- a CDS encoding conserved hypothetical protein (encoded by transcript BEWA_044980A): MEKPGDNITLIKVPKFLATQWRNSQNHGVIGHCKRNVSGDLEEILVKHDGKTRVFKCRKAQLCNPKAVEVNESSTTVKSIGKFTKCLTVFPDLDKTYRNKLKERHINTNVQKARSTANETREDPSFDSSETIFKYYNPKMVTLSNAMGIETRTEDTSLMRSKIKSKKPVSVDMDELKMKIFKIFDTEEAKDGIQLKRVVQLTNKPLHSVKTAVEEIAFQKRYRVCSAITFPQA, translated from the exons ATGGAGAAACCTGGTGATAATATAACACTCATAAAG GTGCCAAAATTTCTGGCAACTCAGTGGAGAAATAGTCAAAACCATGGTGTTATAGGACACTGTAAAAGGAATGTCTCG GGCGATTTGGAGGAAATTTTGGTAAAACACGATGGAAAAACCAGAGTATTCAAGTGTAGAAAGGCTCAACTCTGTAACCCAAAGGCGGTAGAAGTGAACGAAAGCTCTACGACCGTTAAATCCATCGGAAAATTCACAAAATGTCTCACCGTGTTCCCCGACCTGGACAAGACCTACAGGAAC AAACTCAAGGAACGACATATTaatacaaatgtacaaaagGCAAGGAGTACCGCAAATGAAACCAGGGAGGATCCTTCCTTTGACTCTTCCGAGACG ATCTTTAAGTACTATAATCCAAAGATGGTGACACTAAGCAATGCAATGGGCATTGAAACCAGAACAGAGGATACATCCTTGATGCGTTCAAAGATTAAGA GCAAAAAACCAGTCAGCGTTGACATGGATGagctaaagatgaagatCTTCAAGATTTTCGATACGGAAGAAGCAAAGGATGGAATACAACTGAAGAGAGTCGTTCAACTCACCAACAAACCACTACACAGTGTCAAGACTGCAGTGGAAGAAATCGCATTTCAAAAAAGGTACCGTGTATGCTCTGCCATAACTTTTCCACAGGCGTAG
- a CDS encoding multiprotein bridging factor type, putative (encoded by transcript BEWA_044990A) codes for MMASYQDWKPVVWVKNESVKGPNKEAALNKARRSGVELETQKKFLGGQNKATKGFIPGNAAKIENETECFKVERISFAFRTALQKARMDKKMTQIQLARAINESETTIKEYENGTGIPNGQIVQKLNRALGVRLPPAKEQKPKGLE; via the exons ATGATGGCGTCATATCAGGATTGGAAACCAGTTGTTTGGGTAAAAAACGAAAGCGTCAAGGGCCCGAACAAGGAAGCCGCTCTAAACAAGGCCAGAAGGTCAGGAGTGGAACTCGAAACTCAAAAGAAGT TCCTTGGAGGCCAAAATAAGGCGACAAAAGGGTTCATACCCGGAAA CGCAGCAAAGATAGAAAATGAAACTGAATGCTTCAAGGTCGAACGTATTTCCTTTGCATTCCGTACAGCTCTGCAAAAGGCCagaatggacaaaaaaATGACACAAATTCAGCTCGCAAGAGCTATAAATGAAAGTGAAACTACGATCAAGGAATACGAAAATGGAACTGGCATTCCAAATGGCCAGATTGTTCAAAAATTGAATCGCGCTTTGGGTGTTCGACTGCCACCCgcaaaggaacaaaaaCCCAAAGGTCTAGAATAG
- a CDS encoding farnesyl pyrophosphate synthetase, putative (encoded by transcript BEWA_045000A): MESGILTKGDIDSCMERLKSFFPSFLDIANDEIKSYDVSGEVLQYYSYAIQYNLQGGKMLRGTLVAATVKTLAGDNMTETLWLQTLTLAWCVELLQTSFLVADDMMDQSTTRRSNACWYLVPTIGIKNAINDTMFLYTLINRIIINNLKDHPNLLEIIDTFGRVSMTTILGQHMDTYDSQDKSLLDSGEVATKLFNRICKNKTSYYTFFLPVKFGMILSGMDSSNLCYSRVESISVLLGLLFQAQDDFLDCYGNPEHCGKDGTDIQTRKCSWLLAKALSIGSQDQIRRIKENIGKCDEDKVQIVKDVFDELEMQSLFAQYSGELTEKIEDEINQLDHRGIKSILQWSLHIITKRSK, encoded by the exons ATGGAATCCGGTATATTGACGAAAGGAGACATCGACTCCTGTATGGAACGTCTGAAGAGCTTTTTCCCTTCGTTTTTGGATATCGcaaatgatgaaataaaatCATACGATGTCTCCGGTGAAGTATTGCAGTATTACTCTTATGCTATCCAATATAACCTGCAAG GAGGAAAGATGTTAAGGGGCACTTTGGTCGCCGCAACGGTCAAGACTCTCGCTGGAGATAACATGACGGAGACTCTGTGGCTTCAAACGTTAACGCTGG CTTGGTGTGTGGAACTATTGCAAACTTCATTCCTTGTTGCCGACGACATGATGGACCAGAGTACAACTAGGCGGTCAAATGCTTGTTG GTATTTGGTCCCTACTATAGGAATTAAGAATGCTATAAACGATACTATGTTTCTCTACACTCTCATAAATAG GATCATAATCAATAACTTAAAAGACCATCCTAATCTACTGGAAATAATCGACACTTTTGGCAGAGTTTCCATGACAACGATTTTGGGACAACATATGGATACTTATGATTCCCAGGACAAGTCCCTACTCGATAGTGGTGAAGTTGCCACAAAGTTGTTCAATCgcatttgtaaaaataaaacatCCTACTATACGTTTTTTCTCCCTGTTAAATTTG GGATGATACTGAGTGGAATGGATTCAAGCAATCTCTGCTATTCAAGAGTGGAATCAATATCCGTATTACTTGGGCTGCTGTTTCAAGCTCAAGATGATTTTCTCGATTGCTATGGAAACCCGGAGCATTGCGGAAAGGACGGAACAGACATCCAGACGAGAAAATGTTCATGGCTTCTTGCCAAGGCTCTGAGCATCGGTTCACAAGATCAAATTCGCAGAATAAAAGAGAACATTGGAAAGTGTGATGAGGACAAAGTTCAAATAGTAAAGGACGTTTTTGACGAACTTGAAATGCAGAGTCTATTTGCTCAATATTCTGGCGAACTCACGGAGAAgatagaagatgaaatcAATCAGCTGGACCATAGAGGAATCAAATCGATACTGCAATGGTCACTCCACATTATAACAAAACGCTCAAAATGA
- a CDS encoding conserved hypothetical protein (encoded by transcript BEWA_045020A): protein MNIVSGALYLYVCICTVVYGKAKIPITLDTSIAVSTEHILKTIKYKSWSTFRIIDDDKRIGEVRNGPIPVKDEGDSNIIERVVYQKRIDDKLIIRIVSEYENGSVSTEEFAIGNQESRHCSKIVREGIPLDLKAENFQNEYIQTSLVYPQWKEFKVRKKYALEYKITSVYDGEVRVLEDEDPNIRVRYVHKLQLGTWEKFQKACLPVLAYRNPTIVRIYTYFEDKRRRFDEFVEDFTRGVRSYKELVRSPVMLDLSKENNGFIKRYKTAKGMSGYKIASNYKNSMRIGAVVNGPIVVAEDRHDIRIRVVYTEYGDATFEWVDVKTCYKHDECKKCRYVLDNDHYVESLCNEDGSKNMEDSTISIGNPFNSTDNLLDSSILTTLVKRQLQDDPMGVIESTDRLDAVEGEPKTSKEIIINVANATVVKDVTLDLLHNANGLYYSINSELIGKPVTLKIMNGHTVVTKVKLAKTKAVEFLVKMGEDGRKRVFMWIHQGEEFYDCHEILLINPSKDTAKYKKKFLPIETRIN, encoded by the coding sequence ATGAATATCGTCTCAGGTGCATTGTATCTCTACGTATGTATATGTACTGTAGTATATGGTAAAGCAAAAATACCAATCACCTTGGATACAAGTATTGCTGTTTCTACAGAACACATCCTGAAAAccataaaatacaaaagtTGGAGTACATTCAGAATAatagatgatgataaaagaATAGGAGAAGTTAGAAATGGTCCGATACCTGTAAAAGATGAAGGAGATAGTAATATTATAGAAAGAGTGGTCTACCAGAAACGCATTGATGATAAATTAATCATTAGGATAGTTAGCGAGTATGAGAATGGCTCCGTAAGCACAGAAGAATTTGCAATTGGAAACCAAGAATCAAGACATTGTTCAAAAATAGTACGGGAAGGTATACCTTTGGATCTTAAGGCTGAAAACTTTCAAAATGAATATATTCAAACCTCACTCGTATATCCACAATGGAAAGAATTTAAAGTTAGGAAAAAATATGCTTTGGAGTACAAAATAACTAGTGTTTATGATGGAGAAGTACGGGTTTTAGAGGATGAAGATCCTAATATCAGAGTGAGATATGTACACAAACTACAATTAGGGACATGGGAAAAGTTCCAAAAGGCTTGTCTTCCCGTCCTAGCCTACAGAAATCCTACTATAGTAAGAATATACACATACTTTGAAGATAAGAGACGAAGATTTGATGAGTTTGTTGAAGACTTTACTCGCGGTGTTAGATCATATAAAGAACTTGTAAGGTCACCTGTAATGTTAGATTTATCCAAGGAAAATAACGGTTTTATCAAGCGGTACAAAACTGCAAAAGGAATGTCTGGATATAAAATAGCTTCCAATTATAAGAATTCCATGAGAATAGGAGCCGTTGTAAATGGGCCCATTGTGGTCGCTGAAGATCGTCACGATATTAGAATAAGAGTGGTATATACTGAATATGGCGACGCTACATTCGAATGGGTCGATGTAAAAACCTGTTACAAGCATGATGAATGTAAAAAGTGCCGCTACGTACTCGATAATGACCATTATGTGGAATCTCTATGTAACGAAGATGGAAGCAAAAATATGGAGGATAGCACAATATCGATTGGTAACCCCTTCAATTCTACCGACAACTTGCTAGATTCTAGTATACTGACTACACTGGTAAAAAGACAGCTTCAAGATGATCCAATGGGTGTCATAGAATCCACCGACAGACTAGACGCTGTAGAAGGCGAACCCAAAACCTCAAAAGAGATTATAATAAACGTAGCCAACGCGACTGTCGTTAAAGACGTCACCCTGGATTTACTGCACAATGCCAACGGATTGTACTATAGCATAAACAGTGAATTGATTGGGAAACCGGTGACTCTAAAGATCATGAACGGTCACACAGTCGTTACCAAAGTGAAGCTGGCAAAGACAAAGGCGGTGGAGTTTCTGGTCAAAATGGGAGAAGATGGACGGAAAAGGGTCTTCATGTGGATCCATCAAGGAGAAGAATTCTATGACTGCCACGAGATTCTACTGATAAATCCTTCCAAGGATACTGCAAAGTACAAAAAGAAGTTTTTGCCCATAGAAACTAGAATAAATTGA